The following are encoded in a window of Pseudomonas graminis genomic DNA:
- the eprS gene encoding autotransporter serine peptidase EprS translates to MRRFKPSNAVRYSVKPATTTALCALSLTFGCSTYADYAEQGKLGDAASWRSEEFQSDWGLGRIQADQAYAAGITGSGVKIGAMDSGFDPSHPEASPSRYHAVTANGTYVNGSPFSITGAINPNNDTHGTHVTGTMGAARDGVGMHGVAYNAQLYVANTNQSDSFLFGPSPDPQYFKAAYGALADAGVRAINNSWGSQPPDVTYATLKGVQAAYAQHYNRGTWLDEAANVSRRGVINVFSAGNTGYANASVRSALPYFEPDLEGHWLAVSGLDSANAQRYNQCGIAKYWCITTPGRLINSTVPGGGYALKSGTSMAAPHATGALALVMERYPYMNNEQALQVLLTTATQLDGSVTQAPNGTVGWGVVNLERAMRGPGQLLGTFNANLSAGQTDVWSNGISDQALIQRQAEDTAEQTAWQQTLVSRGWQNGVASTASQQDQTDYAVGSARAAAAAQRQYQGSLIKSGAGRLILEGNNTYRGDTQVNGGVLSVNGSLASAVQVNAEGTLGGNGQVGNLTALSGGQIAPGNSIGTLRVNGDLTFAPGSTYAVELSPTTSDRIVATGSATVSGANMALALDPTPLPLNATPGQTLIGRQYNVLQAANGVNGQFAAVTSNYAFLGGRLDYAANGVALNIERTAAFDSVARTPNQAAVASAAEQLGAGNAVYENLLLAQSAASARESFQQLSGEIYPAVATQLINDSRYVRDAVGERLGASVFGPDANTAPQDNVWFKALGAWGKTDSRSDTAGYTSSIGGVLAGVDGDVGEATRLGLIGGYSDSSVNMGSGTHSGASVDSYHLGAYLGHEIGAWRLTLGGAYSWHRIDGKRDVQVGGASGREKTKHDAQTAQVFTEAAYRIQLQPAVLEPFANLAYVHLGTDSFTEKGDAAALASGSDTREAVLGTLGVRALKTIAINDHQKLDLSGSLGWQHNLSNTDSEQHMAFAAGGSRFGIESSPLVRDAALVGAHARMALSREASVSLDYNGQLASREKSHGIGLSLNWQF, encoded by the coding sequence ATGCGAAGGTTCAAGCCGTCCAATGCTGTCCGTTATTCCGTTAAACCCGCAACCACTACCGCACTTTGCGCGTTGTCTTTAACCTTTGGCTGCTCGACTTATGCCGACTATGCAGAACAGGGGAAGCTAGGTGACGCGGCCAGTTGGCGCTCGGAAGAATTTCAGAGTGACTGGGGATTGGGCCGTATCCAGGCTGATCAGGCCTATGCTGCCGGTATCACCGGCAGCGGGGTAAAAATCGGCGCGATGGACTCAGGATTCGACCCCTCTCATCCCGAAGCCAGCCCATCCCGCTACCATGCGGTAACGGCCAACGGCACCTACGTAAATGGTTCGCCCTTTAGCATCACGGGTGCCATCAACCCTAATAACGACACCCATGGCACGCACGTGACCGGGACCATGGGCGCGGCCCGGGATGGCGTTGGCATGCATGGCGTGGCGTACAACGCGCAACTCTATGTGGCCAACACCAACCAGAGCGACAGCTTCCTGTTCGGCCCGAGCCCGGATCCGCAGTACTTCAAGGCGGCCTATGGCGCGCTGGCCGATGCCGGTGTGCGGGCGATCAACAACAGTTGGGGTAGCCAGCCGCCGGATGTGACCTACGCGACGTTGAAAGGCGTGCAGGCTGCCTATGCCCAGCATTACAACCGGGGCACTTGGCTGGATGAAGCGGCTAACGTGTCGCGCAGGGGCGTGATCAACGTCTTCAGTGCTGGCAATACCGGCTATGCCAACGCCAGTGTGCGTTCTGCGCTGCCGTATTTCGAGCCAGACCTGGAAGGCCACTGGCTGGCGGTGTCTGGCCTGGATAGCGCCAATGCCCAGCGCTACAACCAGTGCGGCATTGCCAAATATTGGTGCATCACCACGCCCGGGAGGCTGATCAACAGCACCGTGCCTGGCGGCGGCTATGCGCTCAAGTCCGGTACGTCCATGGCCGCGCCCCATGCAACGGGCGCATTGGCGCTGGTGATGGAGCGCTACCCGTACATGAACAACGAGCAGGCCTTGCAGGTGCTGCTCACCACCGCGACCCAGCTCGATGGTTCGGTCACCCAGGCGCCCAATGGCACTGTGGGCTGGGGTGTGGTCAACCTGGAGCGGGCCATGCGCGGCCCAGGGCAGTTGCTGGGGACCTTCAACGCCAACCTGAGCGCCGGCCAAACCGATGTCTGGAGTAACGGTATCTCTGATCAGGCGTTGATCCAGCGTCAGGCCGAGGACACTGCTGAACAGACCGCCTGGCAGCAAACCCTGGTCAGCAGAGGTTGGCAGAACGGCGTGGCCAGCACCGCCAGCCAACAGGACCAGACCGACTACGCCGTGGGCAGCGCCCGTGCAGCGGCAGCGGCTCAGCGCCAGTATCAAGGCAGCCTGATCAAGTCCGGCGCGGGCCGACTGATCCTTGAAGGGAACAATACCTATCGCGGCGATACCCAGGTCAACGGTGGTGTGCTGTCGGTCAATGGCTCCCTGGCGTCCGCCGTGCAGGTCAATGCGGAGGGCACCCTAGGCGGCAATGGCCAGGTCGGTAACCTCACCGCGTTGAGCGGCGGGCAGATTGCGCCCGGTAACTCCATCGGCACCTTGCGGGTGAACGGTGACTTAACCTTCGCGCCGGGCTCAACCTACGCGGTAGAGCTTTCGCCAACGACCAGTGACCGCATTGTGGCCACCGGCAGTGCCACGGTGTCGGGGGCTAACATGGCCCTGGCCCTGGACCCAACGCCGCTACCATTAAATGCCACGCCCGGCCAAACCCTGATTGGCCGCCAGTACAACGTGTTGCAAGCCGCCAATGGTGTGAACGGGCAGTTTGCTGCGGTCACCTCCAACTACGCTTTCCTCGGCGGCCGCCTGGACTACGCCGCTAACGGCGTCGCGCTGAATATCGAGCGCACGGCGGCTTTCGACAGCGTGGCGCGAACCCCTAACCAGGCAGCCGTGGCCTCGGCCGCCGAGCAATTGGGGGCGGGCAACGCGGTGTATGAAAACCTGCTGCTCGCTCAAAGTGCCGCCTCGGCCCGGGAAAGTTTCCAGCAGCTGTCGGGCGAGATCTACCCGGCAGTCGCCACCCAGTTGATCAACGACAGCCGCTATGTGCGTGATGCCGTTGGCGAGCGTCTGGGCGCCAGCGTGTTCGGTCCCGACGCCAATACGGCACCGCAAGACAATGTGTGGTTCAAGGCCTTGGGCGCGTGGGGCAAAACCGATTCCCGTAGCGATACGGCGGGCTATACCTCGTCCATTGGCGGCGTGCTGGCGGGTGTCGACGGCGACGTAGGCGAAGCCACGCGCCTTGGCCTGATAGGCGGCTACAGTGACAGCTCGGTCAATATGGGCTCGGGCACCCATTCCGGTGCATCGGTAGACAGTTACCATCTGGGCGCCTATCTGGGCCATGAGATCGGCGCCTGGCGCTTGACCCTCGGCGGTGCCTACAGCTGGCACCGGATCGACGGCAAGCGCGATGTACAAGTCGGCGGCGCCAGTGGCCGGGAGAAAACCAAACACGATGCGCAGACCGCACAGGTATTCACCGAAGCGGCGTACCGTATTCAGTTGCAGCCCGCAGTGCTTGAGCCCTTCGCCAACCTGGCCTATGTGCACCTTGGCACGGATAGCTTCACCGAGAAGGGAGATGCCGCAGCGCTTGCATCCGGCAGCGATACCCGTGAAGCCGTGCTCGGCACGCTGGGTGTACGGGCGCTTAAAACCATCGCAATCAATGATCATCAGAAGCTGGATCTCTCCGGCAGCCTGGGCTGGCAGCACAACCTGAGCAATACCGATTCAGAGCAGCACATGGCCTTTGCGGCAGGCGGCAGTCGTTTTGGCATCGAAAGCTCGCCCTTGGTGCGTGATGCGGCCCTGGTGGGTGCCCATGCCCGCATGGCGCTGAGCCGTGAGGCCAGCGTCAGCCTGGACTACAACGGCCAACTGGCCAGCCGTGAAAAAAGCCACGGCATCGGCTTGAGCCTTAACTGGCAGTTCTAA
- a CDS encoding helix-turn-helix domain-containing protein, whose amino-acid sequence MIKRSDVDGGYCLKVSQEKIAQQLGVSRQSINRQLKIWETQGLLVVRYSAITILDLQKLKETAGGE is encoded by the coding sequence TTGATCAAACGTTCAGATGTCGACGGCGGCTACTGCCTGAAAGTGAGCCAGGAAAAAATTGCGCAACAGCTTGGTGTTTCTCGTCAGAGCATCAACCGCCAGCTGAAAATTTGGGAGACGCAGGGCTTATTGGTTGTTCGATACAGCGCTATCACAATTCTCGATCTACAAAAACTCAAAGAGACAGCAGGCGGCGAGTAA
- a CDS encoding metallophosphoesterase, which produces MKDSAGMRQKVLRLSQNHHGRDFVVGDIHFKTTDLYKGLHKLGFDSRTDRVIGVGDLIDRGPGVLDGLKLLGEPWFFTVMGNHEQMLIRAYRENPDARYGSHGAGWWATVADESKEMIIVKLETLPTLIEIESPLGVVGVIHGDVPRGLSWQRFVNDIDNAQVEEIALWGRERIKKHYRQGVAGVWRVCTGHTWIPEPLRLGNVLALDCTGGGDGPLGIYCVQDDTLYVDGLPVALDQAEVFTELLNDLERTQAELNNTLGAGTLIESQRLSRKAEGLAGRANIAWLALQPEVEASQKLLNELHGLSLLGGERRVMKLEELRSGYEGTHIEGLLNRLFS; this is translated from the coding sequence ATGAAGGATTCCGCAGGCATGAGGCAAAAGGTTCTGAGACTTTCGCAAAATCACCATGGCCGTGACTTTGTCGTAGGTGACATTCACTTCAAAACCACCGACTTGTACAAAGGCCTGCACAAACTCGGCTTTGACAGCAGGACTGACCGAGTCATCGGCGTCGGCGACCTCATTGATCGCGGCCCGGGCGTGCTCGATGGGCTTAAGCTTTTGGGCGAGCCGTGGTTTTTCACCGTAATGGGTAACCATGAACAGATGTTGATTCGGGCTTACCGTGAAAACCCGGATGCTCGTTATGGCTCTCATGGTGCTGGTTGGTGGGCAACCGTCGCCGATGAGTCGAAAGAAATGATCATCGTCAAGCTTGAGACCCTCCCTACCCTCATCGAGATCGAATCACCCCTGGGGGTCGTCGGCGTTATACACGGGGATGTACCGAGAGGCTTGTCCTGGCAGCGGTTCGTCAACGATATCGACAACGCGCAAGTCGAAGAAATAGCCCTTTGGGGGCGAGAGCGGATCAAAAAACATTACCGTCAAGGCGTCGCCGGCGTTTGGCGTGTTTGCACGGGTCACACATGGATTCCAGAGCCGTTACGCCTCGGGAACGTGCTCGCGCTGGATTGCACCGGAGGCGGCGACGGGCCTTTGGGAATTTACTGCGTCCAGGACGATACCCTCTATGTCGACGGTCTTCCCGTGGCGCTTGACCAAGCTGAAGTTTTCACGGAGTTGCTTAACGATCTAGAGCGCACGCAGGCAGAACTCAACAACACATTGGGTGCTGGCACGCTAATCGAATCCCAACGCCTGAGTCGTAAGGCTGAAGGTTTAGCGGGTCGGGCGAATATTGCCTGGCTTGCACTGCAGCCTGAGGTCGAAGCGTCTCAGAAGCTCTTGAATGAGCTCCACGGGCTCAGCCTGCTTGGCGGGGAGCGGAGGGTCATGAAGCTCGAAGAATTACGGTCTGGATACGAAGGAACGCACATTGAAGGATTACTGAACAGGCTGTTCTCCTAG
- a CDS encoding IclR family transcriptional regulator: MQDASDTAVTGKDPAPTGTQTLIRGLGVIHAVASGARDLKEIARLIGTTRSTTHRLASCLVEERYLRVVPQTGYLLGPRLIELGFQAQEEVPLLVLAKPFLDQLSALTGDTVHLAMRDGDEVLYLHKNPGRNGPEMRSRVGHRMPLARTGIGKALLLDSPESEWQRLYEISVPTTGKNPLWPAHEEQTWEQVQARMREYVQGGYAFDLEDNEPSIRCVAAPVRDASKQIVAGISIASTVPYMPLEKMAELVPVIKDAAARLSAELGG, encoded by the coding sequence ATGCAAGATGCATCCGACACCGCCGTCACTGGCAAAGACCCTGCACCCACCGGCACGCAAACGCTGATTCGCGGCCTGGGCGTGATTCATGCGGTCGCCAGCGGCGCTCGCGACCTCAAGGAAATCGCCCGGCTCATCGGCACCACCCGCAGCACCACGCACCGGCTTGCCAGTTGTCTGGTGGAGGAACGCTACCTGCGAGTGGTGCCGCAAACCGGTTATCTCCTCGGGCCCAGGTTGATCGAACTGGGGTTCCAGGCCCAGGAAGAAGTGCCGCTGCTGGTGCTGGCCAAACCCTTTCTCGACCAATTGTCGGCGCTCACCGGCGACACTGTGCACTTGGCAATGCGCGATGGCGACGAGGTGCTGTACCTGCACAAGAATCCCGGCCGCAATGGTCCGGAGATGCGTTCGCGGGTGGGCCATCGCATGCCGCTGGCGCGCACCGGCATCGGCAAGGCGCTGCTGCTGGACAGCCCGGAAAGCGAATGGCAACGGCTGTATGAGATCAGCGTGCCTACCACTGGCAAAAACCCGCTGTGGCCGGCCCATGAAGAGCAGACCTGGGAGCAGGTGCAGGCGCGCATGCGCGAGTACGTGCAGGGCGGTTATGCGTTCGATCTGGAAGACAACGAACCGTCGATCCGCTGCGTGGCCGCGCCGGTGCGTGATGCCAGCAAGCAGATTGTCGCTGGCATCAGCATCGCCAGCACCGTGCCCTACATGCCATTGGAAAAGATGGCCGAGCTGGTGCCGGTGATCAAGGACGCCGCGGCACGGTTGTCTGCGGAGTTGGGTGGCTAG
- a CDS encoding AlgP family protein, which translates to MANKQKTELTPLQLLQELATILLEHFEHACGQALAGAEKKLAKLEKKRSKVEKKLGKQRDRLDSTPAGKRKKQMKLRATISLLETALVDMQRQADETRHYIRDFKHDVHVSLALLQGVGEVREAASEMLRQRELGQLEISGATSPAAQTEVTAKSAVKPSPAARRATREATALKAMANAVVATPTVTVVKGRKHAPSEVAPLAHGVAEASAAPEPDEAPHAESALQPEWLERSR; encoded by the coding sequence ATGGCGAATAAACAAAAAACTGAGCTCACACCACTGCAGCTGCTTCAGGAACTGGCCACAATCTTGCTGGAGCATTTTGAGCACGCCTGTGGGCAAGCCCTCGCCGGGGCTGAAAAGAAGCTCGCCAAGCTCGAAAAGAAACGCAGCAAGGTGGAGAAGAAGCTTGGCAAGCAGCGGGACCGTCTCGACTCCACGCCAGCCGGAAAACGCAAAAAACAGATGAAGCTGCGGGCCACTATTTCACTGCTGGAGACAGCTTTGGTTGACATGCAGCGCCAGGCTGATGAAACCCGGCACTACATCCGCGACTTCAAGCACGACGTCCACGTAAGCCTGGCGTTATTGCAGGGCGTGGGCGAGGTGCGTGAAGCTGCCAGCGAAATGCTGCGCCAGCGCGAGCTCGGCCAACTCGAAATCAGCGGAGCTACCTCGCCAGCCGCACAAACGGAGGTGACCGCCAAGTCTGCCGTGAAGCCTTCGCCTGCGGCTCGCCGCGCCACGAGGGAAGCCACAGCACTGAAAGCCATGGCTAATGCGGTGGTCGCCACGCCTACGGTGACGGTGGTCAAGGGACGGAAGCATGCACCCAGCGAGGTTGCACCATTGGCCCACGGGGTCGCCGAGGCCAGCGCTGCGCCCGAGCCGGATGAGGCGCCTCATGCTGAATCGGCGCTCCAGCCGGAGTGGCTTGAACGCTCGCGGTAG
- a CDS encoding NAD(P)-dependent alcohol dehydrogenase — protein MYTAIGYAAQSATTPLAPMTFSRRSPRPDDVAIEILYCGVCHSDIHQARNEWGIAVYPLMPGHEIVGKVTEVGANVSKHKVGDLVGVGCMVDSCRQCEACARDLEQYCLEGATMTYATPDRVDGSNTMGGYSNSIVVSEHFVVRIPEKLDLAAAAPILCAGITTYSPLKHYGVKAGDKVGVLGMGGLGHMGIKFAKAMGAEVTLFTRSASKAEEGRRQGADHVIVSTDAEQMKAAAGHFDFLLDTIPVQHDLNPYLETLRFDGVHILVGLIEPVDPALHAANLVMKRRVLAGSLIGGIAETQEVLDFCAEHGITCDIEMLDIKHINEAYSRMIAGDVKYRFVIDMATLKA, from the coding sequence ATGTACACAGCCATCGGTTACGCCGCCCAGTCCGCCACCACCCCCCTCGCCCCCATGACGTTCAGCCGCCGCAGCCCGCGGCCGGACGACGTGGCCATCGAGATCCTCTACTGCGGCGTCTGCCACTCCGACATCCACCAGGCGCGCAACGAGTGGGGCATCGCCGTGTACCCCCTCATGCCGGGCCATGAGATCGTCGGCAAGGTCACCGAAGTCGGCGCCAACGTCAGCAAGCACAAAGTCGGTGATCTGGTCGGCGTCGGCTGCATGGTCGATTCCTGCCGTCAGTGCGAAGCCTGCGCCCGCGACCTCGAGCAGTATTGCCTCGAAGGCGCGACCATGACCTACGCCACTCCGGACCGCGTCGACGGCAGCAACACCATGGGTGGCTATTCCAACAGCATCGTGGTCAGCGAGCACTTCGTCGTGCGTATCCCGGAGAAACTCGACCTGGCCGCTGCCGCGCCGATCCTGTGTGCCGGCATCACCACCTATTCGCCGCTCAAGCATTACGGCGTCAAGGCTGGCGACAAAGTGGGTGTGCTGGGCATGGGCGGTCTGGGCCACATGGGGATCAAGTTCGCCAAGGCCATGGGCGCGGAAGTGACGCTGTTCACCCGCTCGGCGAGCAAGGCCGAAGAAGGTCGTCGTCAGGGTGCCGACCACGTCATCGTCTCGACGGATGCCGAGCAGATGAAAGCCGCTGCTGGCCATTTCGACTTCCTGCTGGACACCATTCCTGTGCAGCACGACCTGAACCCCTACCTCGAAACCCTGCGATTTGACGGCGTGCACATTCTCGTCGGCCTGATCGAACCCGTGGACCCGGCGCTGCATGCTGCCAATCTGGTGATGAAGCGTCGCGTGCTGGCGGGCTCACTGATCGGTGGCATCGCCGAAACCCAGGAGGTGCTGGATTTCTGCGCCGAGCACGGCATCACCTGCGACATCGAGATGCTCGATATCAAGCACATCAACGAGGCCTACAGCCGCATGATCGCCGGTGACGTGAAATACCGTTTCGTGATTGATATGGCCACGTTGAAGGCCTGA